The proteins below come from a single Candidatus Rokuibacteriota bacterium genomic window:
- a CDS encoding carboxymuconolactone decarboxylase family protein, producing MDEALREKTKKTAKMLFHTLKDGVGFEDWKKLDKDLARELSLFFVGKLYSREVISQKQRELCAVASLTVLNREREVRAHIHAALNVGATRQEVAEVIFQQVTYGGMPVVVEALRVFKEVLEERGEWE from the coding sequence ATGGACGAGGCGCTCAGGGAGAAGACCAAGAAGACGGCGAAGATGCTCTTCCACACGCTCAAGGACGGCGTGGGCTTCGAGGACTGGAAGAAGCTCGACAAGGACCTTGCGCGCGAGCTCTCGCTCTTTTTCGTCGGCAAGCTCTACAGCCGCGAAGTCATCTCGCAGAAGCAGCGCGAGCTCTGCGCCGTCGCCTCGCTGACCGTGCTGAACCGCGAGCGCGAGGTCCGCGCCCACATTCACGCGGCGCTGAACGTGGGCGCCACGAGGCAGGAGGTGGCCGAGGTCATCTTCCAGCAGGTGACGTACGGCGGCATGCCGGTGGTGGTGGAGGCGCTCCGCGTCTTCAAGGAGGTGCTTGAGGAGCGAGGGGAGTGGGAGTGA
- a CDS encoding inositol monophosphatase family protein, whose protein sequence is MGVTAQHPTVAAALEAARAAGEIAMKYYRGGFEVTIKADKTPVTQADQEAEKAIRAILARATPGCGFLGEEFGQEGSTRRRWIIDPIDGTKNFIRHIPIWAVLIALEEDGQVTTGVVHNPATGELFWARKGDGAWANGERIHVSRCSKMGDAFLIHSALNILRAAGYWQGFERLVDATARQRGFGDYYGYCVVAAGKAEIYAEADLKPWDVAPMKILIEEAGGRLTDFAGKPDIYTGSVLATNGLLHDEVLRLLKRG, encoded by the coding sequence GTGGGAGTGACCGCGCAGCACCCTACAGTCGCGGCGGCCCTCGAGGCCGCGCGGGCCGCCGGCGAGATAGCCATGAAGTACTACCGGGGCGGCTTCGAGGTCACCATCAAGGCCGACAAGACGCCGGTGACCCAGGCAGACCAGGAGGCCGAGAAGGCGATCCGCGCCATCCTCGCGCGCGCCACACCCGGCTGCGGCTTCCTCGGCGAGGAGTTCGGCCAGGAGGGCTCGACTAGGAGGCGGTGGATCATCGACCCCATCGACGGGACCAAGAACTTCATCCGGCACATCCCCATCTGGGCCGTGCTGATCGCCCTCGAGGAAGACGGGCAGGTGACGACGGGGGTGGTCCACAATCCGGCGACAGGTGAGCTCTTCTGGGCGCGCAAGGGCGACGGCGCCTGGGCCAATGGAGAGCGGATCCACGTGTCGCGGTGCTCAAAGATGGGCGACGCCTTCCTCATCCACTCGGCCCTGAACATCCTGCGCGCGGCGGGCTACTGGCAGGGATTCGAGCGGCTCGTGGACGCGACGGCTCGCCAGCGCGGCTTCGGCGACTACTACGGCTACTGCGTGGTGGCGGCGGGCAAGGCGGAGATCTACGCCGAGGCCGACCTCAAACCCTGGGACGTGGCGCCGATGAAGATCCTCATCGAGGAGGCGGGAGGCAGGCTCACAGACTTCGCCGGCAAGCCCGACATCTACACGGGCTCGGTGCTGGCGACCAACGGCCTGCTCCACGACGAGGTCCTGCGCCTCCTCAAGCGTGGCTGA
- a CDS encoding alpha/beta fold hydrolase, whose amino-acid sequence MANEYVLVHGACHGAWCWDEVAARLRAKGHRVVTLDLPGHGRRAAEVRRAGVEAYGRAVADAMALEGISRAVLVGHSMGGLVIPKAAELAPARVAHLVFLAAVVVPDRGSLAGTLMTSAGRAMMTGNAAARGDGTFLYPAEVAWARWMGDMPRSDPRVSSAISLLTPQALRPFVESVDLRVFYGMRVPRTYIRCLQDKAVVPARAADCAARLGVKPVDMDCAHNAMLSQPDELVRILEKI is encoded by the coding sequence ATGGCGAACGAGTACGTGCTCGTCCACGGCGCCTGCCACGGCGCGTGGTGCTGGGATGAGGTGGCGGCGCGGCTTCGCGCCAAGGGGCACCGTGTCGTCACCCTCGACCTCCCGGGCCACGGGAGGCGCGCGGCCGAGGTGCGCCGCGCGGGCGTCGAAGCCTATGGGCGCGCGGTGGCGGACGCCATGGCGCTCGAGGGCATCAGCCGCGCAGTGCTGGTCGGCCACTCCATGGGCGGACTCGTGATACCGAAGGCGGCGGAGCTGGCCCCCGCGCGCGTCGCCCACCTGGTCTTCCTGGCCGCCGTGGTCGTGCCCGACCGGGGAAGCCTGGCGGGGACGCTGATGACGTCCGCCGGCCGCGCGATGATGACCGGCAACGCCGCCGCGCGCGGCGACGGAACCTTCCTCTACCCGGCCGAAGTCGCCTGGGCGCGCTGGATGGGCGACATGCCAAGGAGCGACCCGCGCGTATCGAGCGCGATCTCGCTCCTCACGCCGCAGGCCCTCCGGCCGTTCGTCGAGTCCGTGGACCTCCGCGTCTTCTACGGGATGCGCGTGCCCCGCACCTACATTCGCTGTCTTCAAGATAAGGCCGTCGTGCCGGCGAGGGCCGCCGACTGCGCGGCCCGGCTCGGCGTGAAGCCGGTGGACATGGACTGCGCCCACAACGCGATGCTCTCGCAGCCCGACGAGCTGGTGCGGATCCTCGAGAAGATCTAG